Part of the Pantoea alfalfae genome, ACGCCCACTGCTCAATCCTTTCTCCTGAAGGTAACAGGCAGTAGAGTGTGCTGGTGCTCAATGATTCATCCTTTACCTGCTGTCCGCCACGCTGCAGGCACCATTGACTTGCAGGATTTTGCATTACCAGGCGCTGTGGCTCAGCATGATGGGGCGTGCAGGCACTAATGTGTAGCGTGGCCAGCATCAGGGAGCCAACTGTTATTCTGTTTATGATTTTCATATAACCCTCTCTCAGCATCAATTTCAGGTCGGTGAGACTTCGCTTCTCATGCTTACAACGCTTATGGCACAAAGCGCAATAACGATTAGCGCATTAATTAATTCGCTCTTTGTCATACGTTTTTCATCGGCGATGGCTTCAGATTCCTTTCTGACCAGTTTATGGAAAAGTCTGGTATGTATCTGAGCGTGTAATAATGATAGCACCCACGCGCTAAACCCTCTCTTAACAACACCTATTGCTACCAGCATTCTCATTACTGACCTGCGAAACACAACAAATAAACACCAAAAGAGAATGACTGTAATAATAAATAACAAGACTTCCCGAGTGACAGTTAGCACATAATCTTAATTTTCAATGGAAATTCCTTTGTGGTGCTTCGATTCTTTTAACCTGTTGTCAAAAGACGCATACTTTCACTCTCTTTACATAATTAACGCCTGACCTGCATAATCCTGCCGCCCTAAGTAAAAATGCTGTTATTAATGGATTCTATTAACAAGACATTTAATTCGTATCGGGCCTGAGAAGCGTATGAAGTGCGAAATGGCATGCCTGTTTAACACTTTCAGAGTCCCCCGGCCCTTTAATAAAACCTTAAGGAAGAGTCACAGATATGAATAATAGTACTGACTTAAATAAACGCGTAAAAGCGATGGTACTGGCGGGTGGTATGGGTATGTTGCCTCTGGTCAGTCCGGCGGCTATTGTCGGAAGCCAGAGAGGCGGAGATATTACGCTGGCAGATGGCACCACATTAATCGCCGATCAATCATCTGGCGATGGTTATTATGGCATTCTTGTAACAGGTGCAACCGCTGCTGAAGTGACAGCCGGTTCGGGCAGCACAGTTACGGTGAAAGACCCTGAGCATTACGCTAAGGGAATTTTCATCCAGGCTGCGAACAGTCACTTTACTGCTGATAAATTAATTCTCAATGTTTCAGGAATATCCGCAGTGGCGATGGAGCTCAGTGGAAAGCAGGTTACTGCCAATCTGGGATCAGGTAGCTCCGTCACATCGATTGGATCAGGTATTGCTTACGCAGAGGGGGTGGTTGTAAGCAATCAATCCTCGTTGCAGGCCGAAGCATCGAGTATCAGTACCCAGGGCACCAACGGTATTGCACTGCGCGTCAGCGGTTACGGGTCAAACGTTGATTTAGGCCGTGACAGTAGTATACAGACCAACGGGGCCAACAGTCATGGCGTACAGGTGGATACACTGACCGGTGATGCGATTAATGATGCCGCAACGCTTAAAGCGGAAGCGCTGACCATTAATACTCTGGGCGACACCTCGCAGGGCATCAATATTCAGGATAATGGCTCGGTTGATCTGGGCAGCCACTCAACCATTATCACCACAGGTCAGACTTCTGCAGGCATCTGGAGCCTGGGTGAACTGACTGCCGATCATCTGACAATCAGCACATCTGGCACGACTTCTCCTGGCATTTCAGCCAGAGAAAATAGCCTGATAAATGTCGGCGCAGGCAGCGTGATCTCATCAGCGCAGACTGGCGGCCTTGTTGCAATGGATAATAATGCCATCCTCAACTTTTCAGGCAGTGAAGAGGAACGCAACACCATTCAGTCTGGCGGTTATGGCGCATCCGCGCAATCGACAGGTGCAGTGATCAATCTGGTAAACACAGATATTGTTCTTAAACAATCAGATATGGTCGGCAGAGGCCTTTGGTCTCTGGGGGGAGGCGTGATTAATGGCGAAGACATCAGCATCACCGGCCCTGATACAGGAATCGGTGTTGTCGCCTGGAATGGTGGCCAGACCAATCTGACAGGCGATCTCTCTATCAATATGGCCTCTCCGGACGGAGTAGCAATAGCAACACTCTACGCCGAAGGGTTTGCCCCGGGTGTTATTACTTCTCAGGGGAAAGCGGAAATCACCGGCAGCGTAGTATCGCTGGGGGGGCTGATCGATCTTAATTTAGAGCCGGGTTCACTGTGGTCCGGTAGTGCTACCAGCGATAATGTGAATGGCGGTCATTTAAACGTCAGCCTCACCAACAGCACATGGAACGTTAGTCAAACATCTAATCTTGATAACCTGACATTAAATAACTCACTGGCAGACCTTTCTGCAGCAACAGACGATGCGACCTACTCCACTCTGACCATTGCTAACCTGAGTGGTAGCGGCAACTTTACCCTTCGTACCAATCTGGTCGGCGATGGTGAAGGGGTAAATAATACTGGCGACAAAATCGTGGTGACCGAAAGCAGCGCAGGTGAGTACGGTCTGAATATTCTGAACCGCGGCAGTGCCATTACCACAGGAAATGAAGTGCTGACCGTTGTTGAAACTACCGATGGTGTCGCGACGTTCAGGGGCAACACCGACGTTGAACTGGGTGGCTATGTCTATTCGGTCAACAAACAGGGGACTAACTGGGTTCTCTCATCGCCAAAAGCGCCTGAAGCGCCTGCTGCAGATGAGCAACCCGCTATTCCAGCGGATAACAACATTCAACCTGCTTCTGATGAAAAACCCTCAGCAGACCAACACCCCGTAGCCCCAACGGATAACAACATTCACCCTGCTTCAGATAAAGACATTAAAGAAAATGGAAATCCTACACAGCCAGCAGAACAAAATCACAATTCAACAATCACCACCACAGCGAATGCAGGCGCCAACTTCCTTAACATCGGTTATCTGATGAATTATGCCGAAATGCAGACTCTGATGCAGCGTATGGGTGATGTGCGCCAGGGAAAGACGAGCGGCAATGTCTGGCTGCGCGGAATGGATGGGCGTTTTAGTGGTTTTGCCAATGGCAAGCTGAGCAATTTCAGCATGAATTATTCAGGCTATCAGTTTGGGGTAGATAAACGCCTGTCCGATGATCTGCCGATTTATCTGGGCTTGTTTATGGGAGCAACAGAGGGCTCGCCTCATTATCGTGCTGGCGATGGCACGACTAAATCTGAACATTTTGGTATCTACGGCACATGGCTGAATGATGCAGGCTTCTACCTGGATGGCGTACTGAAATTCAACCGCCTGAGAAATCAATTTGATGTCAGCGATACGCAGAATAATCGCGTATCCGGACATGGTGTCTCATCAGGCCTGAGTGGATCACTCGAAGCCGGCAAGAAGTTCAGCTTCTCTGACGACCTTACTGGCTTTTACCTGGAACCACAGTTTCAGCTGACTGCCGGTCATCAGGATGGAACCTCTGTACAGGCGTCGAATGGCCTCAACATTAATCTCTCAAGTTACAAATCCATGATGGGAAGAGCCAGCGTACTGGCAGGTTATGAAGTCAATCAGAGCAACTACAAACTCAATGCTTATGTCAAAACAGGTGTTTTGCGCGAGTTTGACGGGGATGCTGCTTATGCTCTGAATGGTTCAGATGAACGCCTCTCGTTTAAAGGTAATGGCTGGAATAACGGTATCGGTGTCAGTGCGCAAATCAGTAACCATACCCTTTTTATTGAAGGAGATAGGGTAAATGGAAATCGCTTCAACCAGCGCCAGGTTAACGCCGGTTATCGTTTTAGTTTTTAGTCAATAAACCAACAAATGATGGGTATTAAAGGAGACGTAAATGAAGAAAATATTATGGATGATCCTGGCCTTCATCACTTCAGGCTCGGCATATGCCCGGCAGGAAGTCACGGTCGCAGTGGCGAAAACCCTGCGCGACGATCGTCAGGTTACGCTCACGGGAACGATCACTGGCAGGGCCGATGATGATCACTACTGGTTAAAAGACCCGACTGGCCGCATCCGTGTCGATATAGACGATGATGATGACGATGATCGCTATCTGATTGGTAAAAAGGTACGGGTCAGCGGTGAAGTTGACCGGGATGATGGCTACAGCGAAATCAACGTAGATCGTGTTTATATTCTGAAATAAACATCTGAAAAAAAAGCCAGTGGCAGCACTGGCTTTTTACTTGTCTTAACTTATCAGAAGCTTCAGGTTCCTTACCGTTTGTAAAAGTAATTAGTACAAACAGTGTACCCATGTACCGA contains:
- a CDS encoding autotransporter outer membrane beta-barrel domain-containing protein, whose protein sequence is MNNSTDLNKRVKAMVLAGGMGMLPLVSPAAIVGSQRGGDITLADGTTLIADQSSGDGYYGILVTGATAAEVTAGSGSTVTVKDPEHYAKGIFIQAANSHFTADKLILNVSGISAVAMELSGKQVTANLGSGSSVTSIGSGIAYAEGVVVSNQSSLQAEASSISTQGTNGIALRVSGYGSNVDLGRDSSIQTNGANSHGVQVDTLTGDAINDAATLKAEALTINTLGDTSQGINIQDNGSVDLGSHSTIITTGQTSAGIWSLGELTADHLTISTSGTTSPGISARENSLINVGAGSVISSAQTGGLVAMDNNAILNFSGSEEERNTIQSGGYGASAQSTGAVINLVNTDIVLKQSDMVGRGLWSLGGGVINGEDISITGPDTGIGVVAWNGGQTNLTGDLSINMASPDGVAIATLYAEGFAPGVITSQGKAEITGSVVSLGGLIDLNLEPGSLWSGSATSDNVNGGHLNVSLTNSTWNVSQTSNLDNLTLNNSLADLSAATDDATYSTLTIANLSGSGNFTLRTNLVGDGEGVNNTGDKIVVTESSAGEYGLNILNRGSAITTGNEVLTVVETTDGVATFRGNTDVELGGYVYSVNKQGTNWVLSSPKAPEAPAADEQPAIPADNNIQPASDEKPSADQHPVAPTDNNIHPASDKDIKENGNPTQPAEQNHNSTITTTANAGANFLNIGYLMNYAEMQTLMQRMGDVRQGKTSGNVWLRGMDGRFSGFANGKLSNFSMNYSGYQFGVDKRLSDDLPIYLGLFMGATEGSPHYRAGDGTTKSEHFGIYGTWLNDAGFYLDGVLKFNRLRNQFDVSDTQNNRVSGHGVSSGLSGSLEAGKKFSFSDDLTGFYLEPQFQLTAGHQDGTSVQASNGLNINLSSYKSMMGRASVLAGYEVNQSNYKLNAYVKTGVLREFDGDAAYALNGSDERLSFKGNGWNNGIGVSAQISNHTLFIEGDRVNGNRFNQRQVNAGYRFSF
- a CDS encoding NirD/YgiW/YdeI family stress tolerance protein codes for the protein MKKILWMILAFITSGSAYARQEVTVAVAKTLRDDRQVTLTGTITGRADDDHYWLKDPTGRIRVDIDDDDDDDRYLIGKKVRVSGEVDRDDGYSEINVDRVYILK
- a CDS encoding putative hemolysin; translated protein: MKIINRITVGSLMLATLHISACTPHHAEPQRLVMQNPASQWCLQRGGQQVKDESLSTSTLYCLLPSGERIEQWALYHRDHPQ